The following DNA comes from Vicinamibacterales bacterium.
CCTGCACCATCGCCTGTAAAGCCGAGCACGAGATCCCGGTCGGCGTGAACCGCTGCTGGGTGAAGACCGTCGAAAAAGGCACGTTTCCCGACACGCAGCGCTTCTTCTTTCCCGTCCTGTGCAACCAGTGCACCGACGCGCCCTGCGTAGGCATCTGCCCGACGCGCGCCCTCTTCAAGCGCCGCGACGGCATCGTCGATCTGAACGGCGAGAGCTGCATCGGCTGCCGTGCCTGCATGGAAGCGTGTCCCTACGATCAGCTCTTCATCGATCCCAATACCCACACCGCCGAGAAGTGCAACTTCTGCGCGAACCGCGTCGAGAACGAGCTGCTGCCGGCCTGCGTGATCGTCTGTCCGACCGAGTGCCGCATCTTCGGCGATCTCGACGACCCGTCGAGCGCGGTGTCGCGCATCGTCCAGCACCAGGCGTACGACGTGCGCAAGCCGGAGAAGGGCACCGGCCCGAAGATCTTCTATCTCGGCGCCGACGAGAGCGTCATCCGTCCCGAAGCAGCCGTGCGCCCGCTCTATTTCAAGGAAGGCCAGGTACACCTGCGTCCGGTCGGCGCGCCGGTAGAGGATCCCGATTCGCCGGGCGATCCGCGCGTCGACTACGACACGCCTCACAAGAAGCCGTGGGGCATCGACATGGTGCTCTACCTCTTCTTCAAGGCGGTCTCGACGGGCGCGATGATGCTGGCGGCGCTTCTGTGGCTGTTCGGGGATCGTGGGGCGCTGACCACGATCGCGGCCCCGATCATCTCCATCGTCTGCATCTCGTTGACGACGATCGTGCTGATTGCCGACCTGGAGCGGCCGGAGCGGTTCTACTACATCCTGACGCGCTCGAACTGGCGATCCTGGCTGGTGTGGGGCACGTGGTTCCTCGCTGCGCACGGCACCCTGAGCGGGCTGTGGCTCGTGAGCGGCTGGATGGGATGGACGCGAGTGATCGATGCGATCGCGCTGCCGGCACTCCTTGCAGCCGTGCTCGCCACGTCGTACACGGGCTTCCTGTTCGCGCAGGGGCGCGGTCGCGATCTCTGGCAGGGCCGGCACGGGGCGATCCATCTCGTCGCGCAGTCGGGCATGGCCGGCGCCGCGACGATCGGTTTGGCCGCCAAGTTGTTCGACATCCATCCCTCGCACGACGTGGTTTTCGTCCCAGCCACGGTATTCCTGGTCAGTGTCGTCGCGCATCTCGCGATGCTGCTCTTCGAGAACGTCATCTCGTCGAGCCCGACGCGGCATCATCAGCTGGCGGTGCAGGCAATCCGCCACGGCGCGTTCGCGCGACTCTTCTGGGGCATGGCGATCGCGGCGGGCGGCGTCCTGCCGCTCGTGCTCCTGTTCGTGACCACCGGCGTTGCCGTCGTGGACTCTGTGAAAGTGGTCGCGGCGTTCGTGCTCGTGCTCGCCGGCAGCGCCGCCTGGGACTACATCTGGATCGAGGCCGGCCAAAGCGTGCCGCTCAGCTGATCCGATTCATCCGCATTCGCAATTGACATGGCGTTCAAGTCACATCCGCCGCCCGAACAGTGGGACAACTTCGTCGACTTCGAGTCGACCAGCTGGCCGAAGAAGGAGCGCCGGAGCTACTGGATTATTCCGACGATCTGCTTCAACTGCGAATCCGCCTGCGGTCTGCTTGCCTATGTCGACAAAGAGAAGATGGACGTGCGCAAGGTCGAAGGCAACCCGATGCATCCGGGCAGCCGCGGCCGGACGTGCGCCAAGGGCGTCGTCACGCCGAACCAGCTGGACGATCCCGATCGCATCCTCTATCCGCTGCGACGCAAGGGGGCGCGCGGCGCCGGCGAGTGGGAGCGCGTCTCGTGGGACGACGCCCTGGACGAGATCGGCGGACGGATCGGAAAAGCGATCCGGGAGGGACGCCGCCACGAGCTGATGTACCACGTCGGCCGTCCCGGCGAGGACGGCTACGCCAACCGCGTACTGCAGGCGTGGGGGGTCGACGGCCACAACAGCCACACCAACGTCTGCTCTTCGTCAGCGCGGCTCGGTCACTTCCTGTGGACCGGCGACGATCGGCCGTCGCCCGACTACGCCAACGCGAAAACGATCCTGCTGCTCTCGTCGCATCTCGAGACCGGCCACTACTTCAATCCGCATGCGCAACGGATCGTCGACGCCAAGTCGCAGGGCGCGACGCTCATCACGATCGATCCGCGGCTGTCGAATACGTCGGCGAAGGCGGACCTGTGGCTGCCCGCCTATTCGGGCACCGAGGGGGCGCTGCTGCTGGCCATCGCGCGCATCCTGCTCGAAGAGGATCTCTACGACAAAACGTTCGTGCGCGACTGGGTCAACTGGCGTGAATACCTCGAGGCACTGCATCCCGATCGGCCGGTCACCTTCGAGAGCTTCATCGACGCGCTGAAGGCGGAATACGCGCGGTTCACACCCGAGTACGCGGCGGAGGAAACCGGCGTCGGCGCCGATCGCATCGTCGCCGCCGCGCAGGCGATCGGGCGCGCCGGCAACCGGTTCGCCACGCACAGCTGGCGCGCCGCGGCGGCCGGCAACCTCTGGGGATGGCAGATCACGCGCTGCCTCTACCTGCTGGTCGTGCTCACCGGCAGCGTCGGCAGCGTCGGCGGTGTCAACCTGCACGCCACGAACAAGTTCGTGCCGAAGCACCCCAATCCGCCGCCGGCGCCCGAGTACTGGAACGAGCTGCTGTTTCCTCGCGAATTCCCGCTGTCGTTCCACGAGCTGAGTTACCTGCTGCCGCACTTTCTCAAAGAAGGACGCGGCCGACTCGACGTCTATTTCACGCGCGTCTACAACCCGCTGTGGACGAACCCCGACGGCTTCTCGTGGATGGAGGTCTTGCAGGACCCCGACAAGATCGGCCTGCACGTCTCGCTTTCTCCGACCTGGAGCGAAACGGCCTGGTTCGCCGACTACATCCTGCCGATGGGACTCGGCACCGAGCGCCACGACACGATGAGCCAGGAGACGCACGCCGGCCAGTGGCTCGGGTTCCGGCAGCCGGTCCTGAGGGTGGCGCGCGAGAAAGCCGGGCAGCCCGTCTCCGCGACGCATGAAGCCAACCCCGGCGAAGTCTGGGAGGAGGCGGAGTTCTGGGTCGCGCTCAGCTGGAAGATCGATCCGGACGGGGCGCTCGGCATCCGCCGCTTCTTCGAGAGTCCATATCGGCCCGGGCAGCCGATCACGATGGACGAGTACTACGGCTGGATGTTCGAGCACTCGGTTCCCGGCCTTCCAGAGGCGGCAGCCAAAGAGGGCCTCACGCCGCTGCAGTACATGCGGAAGTACGGCGTCTTCCAGGTCTCGGACAGCAGCTACAGCCGCGGGCACGAGCGTCCGCTGACGGAATCGGAAGCCTCGGGCGGCCGTCTCACGCAGGACGGGTCGTCGTTCGTGCGCGGCGAGGCAGCCATCGGCGTGGTCGTCGACGGCGTACCACGCGCGGGCTTCAACACCCCGTCGCGCAAGCTGGAGTTCTATTCGGCGACGCTTTCACGCTGGGGCTGGCCGGAACATGCACTGCCGCAGTACCTGCCCGGCCACGTCCACTGGCGCGACCTCAAACGCGATCAGGGGGAGTTCGACCTGCTCCCGAACTTCCGGCTGCCGACGCTCGTCCACACGCGATCGGCGGTCAAATGGCTCTATGAGATCTCGCACACGAATCCGCTCTGGATCTCGACCGCCGACGCGCGGCGCCACGGCCTGCGGACCGGCGATCTGGTCAAGGTCGTCACCAGGATCGGCTGGTTCGTGACGCGCGCCTGGGTCACCGAGGGCATTCGTCCCGGCGTTCTCGGCATGTCACATCACCTCGGACGCTGGCGGCTGCAGGAGGACGCCGGGGGGTCGCGCTCGGCCACTGCGCTGGTCACGATCGCGCGCGCTGACGGGGGCCGCTACACGATGCGCCAGATCCACGGCGCCCGCCCGTTTGCCAGCCGCGATCCCGACAGCCAGCGGATCTGGTGGCGGGAAGTCGGCGTCCATCAGAACCTGACCTTCCCCGTGCAGCCCGACCCGGTGAGCGGCATGCACTGCTGGC
Coding sequences within:
- a CDS encoding 4Fe-4S dicluster domain-containing protein; its protein translation is MANYGFAIDLRKCIGCHACTIACKAEHEIPVGVNRCWVKTVEKGTFPDTQRFFFPVLCNQCTDAPCVGICPTRALFKRRDGIVDLNGESCIGCRACMEACPYDQLFIDPNTHTAEKCNFCANRVENELLPACVIVCPTECRIFGDLDDPSSAVSRIVQHQAYDVRKPEKGTGPKIFYLGADESVIRPEAAVRPLYFKEGQVHLRPVGAPVEDPDSPGDPRVDYDTPHKKPWGIDMVLYLFFKAVSTGAMMLAALLWLFGDRGALTTIAAPIISIVCISLTTIVLIADLERPERFYYILTRSNWRSWLVWGTWFLAAHGTLSGLWLVSGWMGWTRVIDAIALPALLAAVLATSYTGFLFAQGRGRDLWQGRHGAIHLVAQSGMAGAATIGLAAKLFDIHPSHDVVFVPATVFLVSVVAHLAMLLFENVISSSPTRHHQLAVQAIRHGAFARLFWGMAIAAGGVLPLVLLFVTTGVAVVDSVKVVAAFVLVLAGSAAWDYIWIEAGQSVPLS
- a CDS encoding molybdopterin-dependent oxidoreductase — protein: MAFKSHPPPEQWDNFVDFESTSWPKKERRSYWIIPTICFNCESACGLLAYVDKEKMDVRKVEGNPMHPGSRGRTCAKGVVTPNQLDDPDRILYPLRRKGARGAGEWERVSWDDALDEIGGRIGKAIREGRRHELMYHVGRPGEDGYANRVLQAWGVDGHNSHTNVCSSSARLGHFLWTGDDRPSPDYANAKTILLLSSHLETGHYFNPHAQRIVDAKSQGATLITIDPRLSNTSAKADLWLPAYSGTEGALLLAIARILLEEDLYDKTFVRDWVNWREYLEALHPDRPVTFESFIDALKAEYARFTPEYAAEETGVGADRIVAAAQAIGRAGNRFATHSWRAAAAGNLWGWQITRCLYLLVVLTGSVGSVGGVNLHATNKFVPKHPNPPPAPEYWNELLFPREFPLSFHELSYLLPHFLKEGRGRLDVYFTRVYNPLWTNPDGFSWMEVLQDPDKIGLHVSLSPTWSETAWFADYILPMGLGTERHDTMSQETHAGQWLGFRQPVLRVAREKAGQPVSATHEANPGEVWEEAEFWVALSWKIDPDGALGIRRFFESPYRPGQPITMDEYYGWMFEHSVPGLPEAAAKEGLTPLQYMRKYGVFQVSDSSYSRGHERPLTESEASGGRLTQDGSSFVRGEAAIGVVVDGVPRAGFNTPSRKLEFYSATLSRWGWPEHALPQYLPGHVHWRDLKRDQGEFDLLPNFRLPTLVHTRSAVKWLYEISHTNPLWISTADARRHGLRTGDLVKVVTRIGWFVTRAWVTEGIRPGVLGMSHHLGRWRLQEDAGGSRSATALVTIARADGGRYTMRQIHGARPFASRDPDSQRIWWREVGVHQNLTFPVQPDPVSGMHCWHQRVRLEKPAPDDRYGDIEVDTEKAHAAYKEWMQRTRPAPGPDGTRRPMWFDRPLRPVAAAYRLTPSR